TAACAGTTTTTTCTCCACGTCTAGAATAtgctccctccgtcctgaaatgtaggGCATTAGAGAGTTCAAATTTTGTACCTAAATGTAAGTCATTTTAGGATTTTTTACAAACAAATAGTCAACTTATTATCTTATTTTCTGCACTGCCATTTATTCTCCTCATCCTCCCACCGCCCCTTTCCGTGGCACCCCTGTTCCCAGCGCCCCTCATCCCCTCACGCGTGTGTCAGATTTGTAAAGAAACGTTATTTAGGTGGGCCAAGGgagtaaataaaagaaagataatcTGTTTGATTCTGCTGTGGCAAATCAAGCGTCGCCTAAAATCAAATAACCGGTAACTTAACTCTGCACTTGATGAGGGGTACATGCGCCATTTCTCAATCTTCTTAATTTGTTTGAAAAAAGCTAGAATGGTCTACATttgaggatggagggagtaaattATAGTATATTCTCAAAAGTGTATGTAAGTGGGAAAGTGTAGGGTTGGAAAGTACTTCGGTTAGAATAGTGGTTCATAAAAAGGAAAAGTTTCCAACTTATCCATCTGCGCCGGTCAGGCCAAAAACTTTGAAAGCCTTTTGCGTGTTGATTTTATATCGAAAATTTACAATTCGGCATACCCGGATTTAATAAGTTTACAACAAATGAACAAAGTACACACACATGTACTTTAGGTTACCTAGACCTTGTGTTAGTTTATTTTTTTCCACAAGTTCAAAGTCAGGTAGAGTATATTAGTATATAACCTTCGTCTCTCGAAATCAGCAGAAAACTACATCATACGAGGTTATGACAGTTCTATGAGGTACGCTGTTTTGAGTCACGTGGCTCACATCATGACGACCCTGCAGCCTTTTAGGAAACGAACTCTCATCAGTTCTTCAGATAAATGATCCAAAGACAATCTTATCATGTTCGTGGATAAATGCAAAAGGTCGGGCGGCCGGTTGGCTAGCCTAGACCTGGTAACGTCGTGCTCTTAGCAAGTCCTGAATTCGAATCTCATCAGAAGTGAATTTCAGACTGCTGAGAGAAAAAAACTTCCTTCGTTGTGCTCGCCGCAAGGCTTGGGCTTCATgggcatgggccagggttcCGGGGGTTTCTCTACCCGGTTAAGCCGGTtaggcttcctcttaatgaaaaaatgGTGGGACTGTTTCATACCCTcgggtagagtttttttttcatgttcgtGGATAAATTTCATGGTGAAAGCTCATTTTACACCAGCCAAGTTCCATTCTTGTTCACTTAACTCCTAAATAACTTTTTATCGAGATTAACCCCAAACTAAAACATCAttcaaagaaaaacaaaagtagTCGGGGGCTAGCGCTTCCGAAAAATGGGTACCGGCTTATTGAAATTGGCAGTTTCATTGCATCTGCATTTGCTGGAACGAGCAACAAAGGACCATCAATTATCAAGTGTAGAAGTAGAAGAAAAAGGAGCAGCTTTCTTCAGAGGACATATTGGTGGCAACAATTCAGATGCAGATTGAAGTAGCAGGGGATCTTGGattcttggggggggggggcagtggcggagctagtaTTGAGTCCAAGGGGGGGCCAATGCTACAGTGTTGTATTCTTggggcagtggcggagctagcatTGAGTCCAAGGGGGGCCAGTGCTACAGTGCCGAGCACGGGAGATAAGGAGCTGAAGAACCGTCTCCTGAACAAGTACAGCGGCTACCTGAGCAGCCTCTGGAAGGAGctctcgaggaagaagaagaaaggcgagCTGCCGAGGGACGCGCGCCAGAAGCTCCCCTCCACTGGTGGCAGGCTGGCAGCTCCACTACAGGTGACCCTACCCCTCAGTACGTAATCGAATTATTCACACGTCGGTCGATCTCGATcatgccggccggcccaacgAGATCATGTCCGCCGTTGCAGCAGCATCTTGGAGTATGACAGCTTCATTGTTTTTCCTGGGCCAAGGGGGGCCATGGCCCAGTTTGGCCTCCACAGCCATCCGCCACTTGGGTGTGgtccgggagggggggggggccggTGGTTAATTTTCAACCATgggtgaagaagaggaagaagaaaaagaggaagaagatagATGGGAGGAAGAATACTAGGAAAATAAGCCCCCTAGATTTACATTCTAGATTCGCCCACTGGATTGAAGCTCCTCAATCCAAATTACTCGAACCTTCTCTGCTCTCACCCTTGAACTATGCTCTTGGTATTACTGATCTGCCGAAGCTCCACCACCGAAGAGGCAAGAGGCCCTGCAGCCAAAAACAGAGAAGACTCACTAATCAACTGAGCACTGAAAAGGGAACAAATCAGTAAGCTGTTCATCAGATGGCAATGAACGAATCGGAGCACCATTTTGACAGGAAGCTTGATCCTTGCTTTctaggcggccgcggcgccggcgccggcggcagcagctgcTTCTCCTCGATGGGGGGACCTGCGTAGTAGCCGTTTGTTTCTGCAAAACAACCATGGACAACAGGGGCGAGTCGAGAGAAGGTAACAGCGTTGttcccatccatccatccatgtcAAAGAAGCACGTACGGACCAGCAGTTTGCGAGCTCGCTACTGGGTTCTGCACGCCGCCGGAGACCTGCGGTTGCTGCGTCGCTCCCGGCGTGGTCGCCGGAGGGCACTGTAGAAGGTGGCATCTGTAGAGCGCAGGGAAAAGGAAATACTAGATGATTGAGATgagctgcgcgcgcgcgcgcgcacacacacagagagagagagagagagagagagagagagagagagagagagagagagagagagagagagagagagagagagagagagagagagagagagagagagagagagagagagtaaccGTTGCTCAAGCCGCAAGTCCGGGCGACAAGGCACCAGGCGCCACCGCTGTTGCCAACGGCAGCGGGCCGAGGGAGACGACCACCAGGAGGGCTGAGGAGACAGAGGAGGCTGCCCGGCCTGAATTTTTTGGAGCAGCAAGAGGGGAAGAGTTGGGGAGATGCCGGACCAGGCTGGCGGAGGAATGATTATGCGAATCGTCCACATTGGCCAGCAGGAGGTCTATCTACCAGCCAAATCGCCGATAGGCGTCCACATGGAAGCTTCCAGCTCCACTGTGTCTATGTGAAAACAGCAGGCCGCCCCTTGCACGCAGCAAGAAAATAGTAACGTTGACTCCACTTGTCGCCAAAAGTTGTGTGTCCACCTTGGCCGCAGGAACCTGATGCCAGCAAAGGATCGACTTGTATCATTCTTCGTAGCACACTGTGGGCGCAGACAAGTAATTGGTCCCTGTAATCTTGGTGCAAGTCAAATTTATCTAACTTTATTTaggttacaaaaaaaaattgtacaaacAAATATAATTTCTCTACTATGAGGGCATTTAATTATGGGTAGGGAATGGAAATATTTTAAACAGCATCTTTAGTACCCTTGACCGACGCTAATTGTAGTAAGTTTTCTCCTGAGGTCAAGAACAAATATTGTAGTACCCACAAAAAGAAAATGGACAAATATTGTAGAACGGGGATATTGTAAGTATCACTGATTTATCCCTTGCAAGCAAAAAAAATAgattatgaaaaaaaatctagTTTTGATCATTTACATGTGAATGACTATACCTAAAAAAGTTACAAGAGTTCTTAGACTCTAAACCTCAAATGAGAGAATTCACAATATAAGAAAGAAAGctataaaacaaaaaaagaaaataagcaGACTAAGCTTCAATCTTTTTCTTTATTCCCGTTTCAATCTTGCAATGTATTCACACGACATTAGTCCATCACATCTTTCATCTGCTTAAAAACTTGATGTCCGAATTATCAGTTGCTTCCTGAATCTTTCGCCTAAGTCTTCACCTAGCGTATGGCTTGAGGAGATATCGACATAGCCTCTAGAAAGATAATGGTATCAAGAAATGTCACTAATATCGATACCCGGTGTAATACACGAGTAGAACCTCCTGAAACTGTTTTTTTAGCATTGTCCAGACCGCGGACCTGCAGTTAGCGTAGCACATCGTAAAACATCCAACGAGAAAAGTGGTGTGGTGGTTTGGAGTAGTGTGGGTAATATTAATTTCTCTAATTAGAATAGATTGGTGTGGATATAGTTTGGTTtccaacccatttgcaaggCTAGAGCGAACAGGCTTCCGCCGCTCGAGTAGggtggcggcgaggcgagggacggaggaggaggggagctcGCGACAGCAGCTCAGATGTCGCGTGAGTCGGCCAGGAGGAGCGATGCGGGGGCCTTCCACCTAGTGCTGCAGCGCCTATCGCAGGGGCCACCAAATTTCGCGAGGGAGCCGCCAGATCTGGCGAACAGCGGCTGCCACTGGCTTTCGGGGAAGAATACTGTTGGGAGGAGAGTGGAGGCCTCCCTACCGCTTGTCAGATCCGATGCAGCGGGACTACTCACAGCTATGGAAAGTTTTAGAATAAGAGATAGCGCATAACATGTACCTTATCTTATTATAACTACTCATACAAAAGTAGGAGTAGACGAACAGAAGAAAACTACCTTATCCTGCAAACAACTGAGTGAATAGCAAGTTTTTGTATTCCATGGCTTTATGGGAAAAATTCCTTAATAAAAGACTCCTTAAGTATTACATTGGGAAGGACTCCTTTGTATTTCGCAGGGATTTTCACATAACCCTGTCTCCCTAGACTATATAAAGGCGGGTATGGACCCTTCGAAACATAACATCATctaagacaatacaaacaacacacaagacgtagggtattacgcatctcgcggcccgaacctgtctaaagttttgtcttccttgcaccatcggttCCAACACTCGGTGATtccctacctacaatcctactacttatggtatccctgagcagacttAGCGGCTAAACACCCATACCGCCGTCATTGCATTCGACTAGTCTAATCTACCCCAACTAAGATTTATCCTTTTCATTTGTACGCGTACaagtaaaattttaattttaagttTTGCAGACTTTATAATATGATGCCCTATGCTAGAAAAATACATCACCAATTTTTCATGATTACTTTTCATGCATTATTGTATCCCTACGATCACATGGGAGCAGCAATCTATGCTCCAGCAAGATGTGAAAGTGAATTGATATATGATTTCATCACGCACTATTCTTTGTTTCTTTGGTTATAAATATttcatccgttccaaattgtggGTCATTTTGatcaattttaaaaatataatttttgctAGAACCTAGATAAAACGAAGGAAGTATAAATTATAGTATACGGAGTTCAAAAGACCATCCAAATTTGGATTTGTTTTCACACTTTGTAGGACATGACAACCATGAATGCAAAAGCTTAAATTCCATCAACGTCACATCACCATCAttatttaaagaaaaaaatccaCTTTACATTCCTCACCAATCACTTATCTACTTGTGAAAGGAAATGTTGAAAGTGACTTGTGTCTTTCCGATGAACAAATGTCAAATATATACAGGACCATGAGGCAGTTGTCCGTGAACGAAAGGGCCAAGTGCCAAAGGGTGTCGGTTGACACCAAAGGGTGTCTATCTATGCCTACTTGTACAGATGTCATTAGTGGTTGCTAATGACACAATTAAATAAATTGATCACTACTAATTAATcctaacactcccccttgattATTTGTCTTCTTGTAGGCATTGTTTACTTGTTCATCAGTTATCGTCTTCAAGCTTTGGAAAAACCCTATGGGAAAAAACCAAAGTATATCGATATACCAGGTAAAACTCCTTAAAACTCAGTGGGAAAAATAAGGAGAAACGCCATGATATATATAACTCTCAATGTTCATAGAGCCTTTAGGTAATTCTAAAGACATAGTCTAAAACAATTTTGATCTATGATCAATATGTCATATATTATGCTTTAAAAACCTTTGTGAGGAAAAATAGATAATATGACAATTTCCATGTGTTAACATCAcctcattaaaaactttatgTGAGAAAACTCTCTCAGAAGTAAAActcatataaagaaaagagtgtaaTGTGATACTTATGTAGGTTATATCTCAATGAGATTCTCCCTCTAATTCTTGCAAATCTCTAAGGCTTCTCATACCAATACCCTCAATGCATTTACGAAATGCAGTGTATTGTAGAGACTTTGTGAATAAATCTGCTAGATTATCACAAGATTTAGTTTGCAAGATTTCAATCTCTCCATTCTTTTTGAGTTCATGGGGATAGAATAGTTTAGGGATAATATGCTTAGTCATATTACTCTTAATACAACCTGATTTCATCTGAGTAACACATGCTGAATTATCCTCAAAGATAATTATTGGTGTATCAATCGCACCAATACCACACGATTGTATTATGTGGTTTATCATTCTGCGGAGCCATACGCATTCGCGTGATGCCTCGTATAAAGCTATTATCTCAGAATGATTGGTGGATGTAGATACTAAGGTCTTCTTTGTAGACTTCCAAGATATTGCTGTACCACCTTGTAAGTATACAAAGCCAGTTTGTGATCTGCCATTGTGGGGATCTGATAAATAACCAGCATCTGTATATCCTAACAAAACTGGATCTTGACTTCTACTATAAAATAATCCAAGATCTATAGTGCCATTGAGGTATCTAAATACCGTTTTAATTCCTACCCAATGACGTTTGGTAGGAGCAGCACTATGTCCTGCTAATAAATTAACTGCAAATTCAATATCCGGTTGGGTATTGTTAGCAAGAAACATAAGTGCTCCAATAGCACTCAGGTATGGGACATGTGATCCTAATACCTGTTCTCCTTCCTCTCGTGGTCTAAAAGGATCCTTCTCGACGTCTAAGGATCTTACTACCATGGGAGTCTTTGTAGGATATGATTTGTccatattgaatttcttcaGTACTTTCTCGACATAGGCAGCTTGGTGTACAAATATACCAGTGGGTAAATGCTCAAGTTGTAAACCTAAGCAGAATTTTGTTTTACCCAATTCTTTCATTTCAAACTCCATCTTTAAATGATGACGTGCTTCATTAATATCAGTTTCGTTTCCAATGATATTTAGATCATCAATATATACTGATATGATACAAAATCCTGTTGATGATTTTTTAATGAAGACGCATGGGCAGTCATCATTATTTGTGTATCCATTCAATTTAAGGAATTCACTTAACCGATTGTACCACATTCGGTCTGACTGCTTTAAGCCATATAATGACTTTTGCAATTTAATGCAATACATGTTGCGATTTGCCTTGGGGTTCGGTATGCTAATTCCATCAGGAACTTTCATGTATATATCCGAATCTAATGACCCATATAAGTATGCGGTCATGACGTCCATCAACTGCATAGGTAGAGGATTTTGTACTGCCAGAGATATTAAGTATCGGAAGGTTACTCCGCTCATTACCGGAGAGTAAGTTTCGTTGAAATCAACACCAGGTCTTTGCGTAAAACCTTGTGCCACTAGCCTTGCTTTATATCTCACCACTTCATTGTTTTCGTTCTTTTT
The genomic region above belongs to Panicum virgatum strain AP13 chromosome 8N, P.virgatum_v5, whole genome shotgun sequence and contains:
- the LOC120686725 gene encoding uncharacterized protein LOC120686725, which codes for MWTIRIIIPPPAWSGISPTLPLLLLQKIQAGQPPLSPQPSWWSSPSARCRWQQRWRLVPCRPDLRLEQRCHLLQCPPATTPGATQQPQVSGGVQNPVASSQTAETNGYYAGPPIEEKQLLPPAPAPRPPRKQGSSFLSKWASCLFGGGASADQ